One stretch of Bacteroidia bacterium DNA includes these proteins:
- a CDS encoding zinc ribbon domain-containing protein, whose protein sequence is MSKPKAAKAELPLRGFLICPDCKSNLTGIGSRGKSGRKFFYYHCQRKCKHMVSAPLANQRFEEWLDELSIK, encoded by the coding sequence ATGTCCAAGCCCAAAGCTGCCAAAGCAGAACTTCCGCTAAGAGGCTTTCTTATTTGTCCCGATTGTAAAAGCAACTTGACAGGAATCGGTTCAAGAGGCAAAAGCGGGAGGAAATTCTTCTACTACCATTGCCAAAGAAAGTGTAAGCACATGGTATCAGCACCGCTTGCCAACCAGCGATTTGAGGAATGGCTTGACGAGCTATCCATTAAA